The bacterium (Candidatus Blackallbacteria) CG13_big_fil_rev_8_21_14_2_50_49_14 genome includes a window with the following:
- a CDS encoding ribonucleoside-diphosphate reductase subunit alpha, with the protein MYVLKRDGRSEAVKFDKITNRIQKLCYGLDQAHVDSVRVAMKVIEGLYDGVTTLELDNLAAEIAATMTTRHPDYALLAARIAISNLHKTTKKSFSETMRDLYEYIDPKTGHSASLISNEVWRIIEANAQELDSAIIHDRDFLLDFFGFKTLERSYLLKLNDQIVERPQHMLMRVAVGIHREDIAAAIKTYDLLSERWFTHATPTLFNAATPKPQMSSCFLISMKDDSIDGIYDTLKTCAKISQSAGGIGLSIHNIRATGSYISGTNGTSNGIVPMLRVYNDTARYVDQGGGKRKGAFAVYLEPWHADIMEFLELRKNHGKEEMRARDLFYALWIPDLFMKRVEEEGEWSIFCPNEAPGLADCWGETFETLYTRYEREGRARKTMKARDLWMAILDAQIETGNPYMLYKDACNSKSNQQNLGTIKSSNLCTEIVEYTAPDEVAVCNLASLALPKYVVDGQFDHQKLFEVTQVATRNLNKIIDLNYYPVEEARNSNLRHRPIGLGVQGLADVFIMLRLPFDSDEARQLNRDIFETIYFAACSASMELAQAEGPYSTFAGSPASQGKLQFDLWGVEPSSRWNWTELKDKIREHGLRNSLLLAPMPTASTSQILGNNECFEPYTSNIYSRRVLSGEFIVVNKHLLRDLVDLGIWNEGLKNKIIASNGSIQNIPEIPEHIKEIYKTVWEIKQRSLIDMAADRGAFICQSQSLNLFMENPTYAKLTSMHFYGWKKGLKTGMYYLRTKAAADAIKFTVEPVTSAQPPVSAAVNPLGMTAEGVACSLENPEACEACSG; encoded by the coding sequence ATGTACGTATTAAAACGCGACGGTCGTTCTGAAGCCGTCAAATTCGACAAAATTACCAACCGGATTCAGAAACTCTGTTACGGCCTCGATCAGGCCCATGTTGACTCGGTACGGGTTGCCATGAAGGTGATTGAAGGCCTCTATGACGGGGTGACGACCCTGGAACTCGACAATCTGGCTGCCGAAATCGCCGCCACCATGACCACCCGTCACCCGGATTATGCGTTGCTGGCGGCCCGGATTGCAATTTCAAACCTTCACAAGACCACCAAAAAGTCTTTTTCAGAGACCATGCGGGATCTCTATGAATATATTGACCCCAAAACCGGCCACAGCGCCTCGTTAATCTCCAACGAAGTCTGGCGGATTATTGAGGCCAATGCCCAGGAACTGGATTCGGCGATTATTCACGACCGGGATTTTCTGCTCGACTTTTTTGGTTTTAAAACCCTGGAACGCTCCTATCTACTCAAACTCAACGATCAGATTGTCGAGCGCCCCCAGCATATGTTGATGCGTGTGGCCGTGGGCATTCACCGCGAAGATATTGCAGCTGCGATCAAAACCTACGACCTGCTCTCAGAGCGTTGGTTTACCCATGCCACCCCCACCCTTTTCAATGCAGCCACCCCCAAACCCCAGATGTCTTCCTGCTTTTTAATCAGCATGAAAGACGACAGCATTGATGGGATTTATGATACCCTCAAAACCTGCGCCAAGATTTCACAATCAGCAGGCGGCATTGGCCTGAGCATTCACAATATTCGCGCCACGGGTTCGTATATCAGCGGCACCAACGGCACCAGCAACGGGATTGTACCCATGCTGCGGGTCTATAACGATACCGCCCGCTATGTGGATCAGGGCGGCGGCAAGCGCAAAGGAGCTTTTGCCGTTTATCTCGAACCCTGGCATGCCGATATCATGGAGTTTCTGGAGCTGCGGAAAAACCACGGCAAAGAAGAAATGCGCGCCCGCGACCTGTTTTATGCCCTCTGGATTCCCGATCTGTTTATGAAAAGGGTCGAAGAAGAAGGCGAATGGTCGATTTTCTGCCCCAATGAAGCACCGGGTCTGGCCGATTGCTGGGGCGAAACCTTTGAAACCCTCTATACCCGCTATGAGCGTGAAGGCCGGGCCCGCAAGACAATGAAAGCCCGTGATCTCTGGATGGCGATTCTCGACGCCCAGATTGAAACCGGCAACCCCTATATGCTCTATAAGGATGCCTGCAATAGCAAAAGCAACCAGCAAAATCTGGGCACGATCAAATCGAGCAATCTCTGTACCGAGATTGTCGAATACACCGCCCCCGATGAAGTTGCCGTCTGCAATCTGGCTTCGCTGGCCCTGCCCAAATACGTGGTGGACGGCCAGTTTGACCACCAGAAACTGTTTGAGGTCACCCAGGTCGCCACGCGCAACCTGAATAAAATCATCGACCTGAATTATTATCCGGTCGAAGAAGCCCGCAATTCCAACCTGCGTCACCGCCCGATTGGCTTGGGGGTTCAGGGTCTGGCCGACGTGTTTATCATGCTGCGTTTGCCCTTTGATTCAGACGAAGCGCGCCAGCTCAACCGCGATATTTTTGAAACGATCTATTTCGCAGCCTGCTCCGCCTCTATGGAACTGGCACAGGCCGAAGGCCCCTATTCAACCTTCGCAGGGTCTCCTGCTTCCCAGGGCAAACTGCAGTTTGATCTCTGGGGGGTTGAACCTTCCAGCCGTTGGAACTGGACGGAACTGAAAGACAAAATCCGTGAACATGGCCTGCGCAACTCACTCTTGCTGGCCCCCATGCCCACGGCTTCAACCTCTCAGATTCTCGGCAACAATGAGTGCTTTGAGCCCTATACCTCAAATATCTACAGCCGCCGGGTACTCTCCGGTGAGTTTATCGTGGTCAATAAGCACCTGCTGCGCGACCTGGTGGATTTGGGCATCTGGAACGAAGGCCTCAAAAATAAAATCATTGCCAGCAATGGTTCGATTCAGAATATTCCTGAAATTCCCGAGCATATCAAAGAGATTTACAAAACCGTCTGGGAAATCAAGCAACGCAGCCTGATCGATATGGCCGCCGATCGCGGCGCCTTTATCTGCCAATCGCAATCGCTGAATCTCTTCATGGAAAATCCCACCTACGCCAAACTGACCTCGATGCATTTCTATGGTTGGAAAAAAGGCTTGAAAACAGGCATGTATTACCTGCGCACCAAAGCCGCAGCCGATGCGATTAAATTTACCGTGGAGCCTGTCACCAGCGCCCAACCCCCGGTAAGTGCAGCGGTCAATCCCTTGGGCATGACCGCCGAAGGCGTGGCCTGTTCCCTGGAAAACCCTGAAGCCTGTGAGGCCTGCAGCGGTTAA
- the rocD gene encoding ornithine--oxo-acid transaminase, protein MEFKAASSAEAMALEDQYGAHNYHPLPVVLARGEGVYLWDIEGKRYFDFLSAYSAVNQGHCHPRILKALTEQAQTLTLTSRAFYNDVLGPYEQYITRYFGYDKVLPMNTGVEGGETAVKLARKWGYTVKGIPENQAKIVFARNNFWGRTLGAISASTDPCSYAGFGPYMPGYELVPYNDLHALEAVLQDPHVAAFMVEPIQGEAGVVVPDTGYLHRVRELCTQHQVLLICDEVQTGLCRTGKMLAADHEHVRPDILILGKALSGGVLPVSAVLADDKIMLCIKPGEHGSTYGGNPLACRVAIEALQVLKDENLAENAELMGEQFRQSLLILEQEVEFIKAVRGKGLLNAVVIEPFEDGRTAWDVCLALKEKGLLCKPTHGDIIRFAPPLVIREAQMEESLAIIRETLLSFV, encoded by the coding sequence ATGGAGTTTAAAGCCGCTTCTTCAGCCGAAGCGATGGCCCTTGAAGATCAGTATGGTGCCCATAATTACCATCCGCTGCCTGTGGTTTTGGCCAGGGGAGAGGGTGTGTATCTTTGGGATATTGAAGGCAAGCGTTATTTTGATTTCCTTTCGGCCTATTCGGCGGTGAATCAGGGACATTGTCATCCGCGCATTCTCAAGGCCCTGACTGAGCAGGCCCAGACGCTGACCCTGACTTCCCGAGCCTTCTACAATGATGTCTTGGGGCCTTATGAGCAGTATATTACCCGTTATTTTGGCTATGATAAGGTTTTGCCCATGAATACGGGTGTGGAAGGGGGAGAAACGGCGGTTAAACTGGCCCGTAAATGGGGCTATACCGTCAAAGGCATTCCTGAGAACCAGGCCAAGATTGTTTTTGCCCGCAATAATTTCTGGGGGCGAACCTTGGGTGCGATTTCTGCCTCCACAGATCCCTGCAGTTATGCGGGTTTTGGTCCCTATATGCCGGGTTATGAACTGGTTCCCTATAACGATTTGCATGCCCTGGAAGCGGTTTTGCAAGATCCGCATGTGGCGGCCTTTATGGTGGAGCCTATTCAGGGTGAAGCGGGGGTGGTGGTGCCTGATACCGGCTACCTGCATCGGGTGCGAGAACTCTGCACCCAGCACCAGGTCTTGCTGATCTGCGATGAGGTGCAAACCGGTCTCTGCCGGACTGGCAAAATGCTGGCGGCGGATCATGAGCATGTGCGCCCAGATATTCTGATTTTGGGAAAAGCACTTTCGGGTGGGGTTTTGCCCGTATCTGCCGTCTTGGCTGATGACAAGATCATGCTCTGTATTAAACCAGGAGAACACGGTTCGACCTATGGGGGCAACCCCTTGGCCTGTCGTGTGGCGATAGAGGCCCTGCAGGTGCTTAAAGATGAAAATTTGGCTGAAAATGCCGAGTTGATGGGAGAACAATTCCGTCAAAGCCTGCTGATTCTGGAGCAGGAAGTCGAATTTATTAAGGCAGTACGGGGCAAAGGCTTGCTCAATGCCGTGGTGATTGAGCCTTTTGAAGATGGCCGTACGGCCTGGGATGTCTGTTTGGCACTCAAGGAAAAAGGGCTGCTGTGTAAGCCCACCCACGGAGATATTATCCGTTTTGCGCCCCCTTTGGTGATTCGCGAAGCGCAAATGGAAGAAAGTCTGGCGATTATTCGTGAAACGCTCTTAAGTTTTGTCTGA
- a CDS encoding cell division protein FtsZ encodes MTLVNIKVFGVGGSGGNTINHMRSASFSGVQFIAVNTDAQSLSLVETENRVQIGSRLTRGLGAGGDPGVGLKALEENRDEMAKYLQETDMVFVTCGMGGGTGTGAAPALAQMAKSGGALTVGVVTKPFTFEGKKRKDQADAGIQRMLQSVDTLIVISNDRLLQSMKGQMAVRDAFREVDNVLFQAIQGISDIITIPGLINVDFADVKAVMSNAGVGVMGVGSSSREVEHPAVEAVKRAIENPLLEYSIDGATGVVFNITSGSDIALHEINMAAEVIYKTVNPDANVIFGTVLDENMKDEVKVTVIAIVGKQVLAQAMQQAR; translated from the coding sequence ATGACACTTGTGAACATAAAAGTATTTGGGGTGGGTGGCAGTGGTGGCAATACCATCAATCACATGCGCTCAGCCTCTTTTTCGGGCGTGCAGTTTATTGCCGTAAACACGGATGCACAATCTCTTTCTCTGGTTGAAACCGAAAACCGCGTGCAAATTGGCTCTCGCCTGACCCGTGGATTGGGTGCTGGCGGAGATCCCGGCGTAGGCCTCAAAGCGCTTGAAGAAAACCGCGATGAAATGGCCAAATATTTGCAGGAAACAGATATGGTTTTTGTCACCTGCGGCATGGGCGGTGGCACGGGGACAGGGGCGGCTCCAGCGCTGGCCCAGATGGCCAAAAGTGGCGGAGCTTTGACTGTGGGCGTGGTCACCAAGCCCTTTACCTTTGAGGGCAAAAAGCGCAAAGATCAGGCAGATGCTGGCATTCAGCGCATGCTGCAGAGTGTCGATACCCTGATCGTGATTTCCAATGACCGTCTCTTGCAAAGCATGAAAGGTCAAATGGCCGTGCGTGATGCTTTTCGCGAAGTGGACAATGTCCTTTTTCAAGCCATTCAGGGCATTTCAGACATTATCACGATTCCCGGCTTGATCAATGTTGACTTTGCGGATGTGAAAGCCGTGATGTCGAATGCCGGTGTGGGTGTGATGGGTGTGGGTTCTTCTTCCCGTGAAGTGGAACACCCAGCGGTTGAAGCCGTCAAACGCGCGATTGAAAATCCCCTCTTGGAATACTCAATCGACGGCGCTACGGGCGTGGTTTTCAATATTACCAGTGGCAGCGATATTGCTCTGCACGAAATCAATATGGCGGCAGAGGTGATTTACAAAACCGTCAATCCCGATGCCAATGTTATTTTTGGTACCGTTCTCGATGAGAATATGAAAGACGAAGTCAAGGTCACGGTGATCGCGATTGTGGGCAAGCAAGTACTGGCCCAGGCCATGCAACAGGCCCGTTAA
- a CDS encoding DUF1343 domain-containing protein encodes MSFRFWGWALYLLLGFLFLPLAQALPLPGAEQPARYLPLLKGHSVGLVVNPTSRAQGLHLVDFLQAQGISVKRIFAPEHGFRGEAEAGAHLADGVDSQTGLPVVSLYGQNRKPKPETLRDLDLLVFDIQDVGVRYYTYISTLHYVMEAAAEAGKPLLVLDRPNPNADQIDGPVLEPAFRSFVGLHPIPLVHGLTVGELARMIQGESWIEHAQALKLSVIPVQAYTHATPYSLPVKPSPNLPNDLAIRLYPSLGLFEGTRVSVGRGTDWPFQVLGLPDVQAGAFVFRPQSRQEALTPPYQDQACYGLDLRQETDLRFSLRWLLYFYQHDRGEKAFFNPFFDKLAGTDHLRKQIEAGLTEAEIRQGWEKPLADYRQLRARYLLYPEH; translated from the coding sequence ATGTCTTTTCGATTTTGGGGATGGGCCCTGTATTTACTCTTGGGTTTTCTTTTTTTGCCGCTGGCCCAGGCGCTTCCATTGCCGGGGGCGGAGCAGCCAGCGCGCTATCTGCCTTTGCTCAAAGGGCATTCTGTGGGGCTTGTCGTGAATCCCACCTCACGCGCCCAGGGCTTGCACCTGGTAGATTTTTTGCAGGCCCAGGGCATTTCGGTGAAGCGTATTTTTGCACCAGAGCATGGCTTTCGGGGCGAGGCTGAAGCTGGGGCGCATTTAGCAGATGGGGTAGATTCTCAAACAGGCTTGCCCGTGGTTTCGCTCTATGGACAGAACCGCAAACCCAAGCCTGAAACTTTGCGCGATCTGGATCTGCTGGTCTTTGATATTCAGGATGTGGGCGTACGCTACTATACCTATATCTCGACCCTGCACTATGTGATGGAAGCGGCAGCCGAAGCAGGCAAGCCCCTGCTGGTCTTGGATCGTCCCAATCCCAATGCAGATCAGATAGACGGGCCTGTTTTAGAACCTGCTTTTCGTTCCTTTGTGGGCCTGCACCCGATTCCGCTTGTACATGGTTTGACGGTGGGAGAGCTGGCGCGGATGATTCAGGGCGAGAGCTGGATAGAGCATGCCCAAGCGCTCAAGCTGAGCGTGATTCCGGTTCAGGCCTATACCCACGCTACTCCTTACTCTCTGCCGGTGAAACCTTCTCCCAATTTGCCCAATGATTTGGCCATTCGGCTTTACCCTTCTTTGGGCTTGTTTGAGGGCACACGGGTCAGTGTAGGGCGGGGAACCGACTGGCCATTTCAGGTCTTGGGTCTGCCCGATGTTCAGGCTGGTGCCTTTGTGTTTCGACCGCAAAGCCGCCAAGAAGCGCTGACGCCTCCTTATCAAGATCAAGCCTGTTATGGTCTGGATTTGCGACAGGAGACAGATTTGCGCTTCAGTCTGCGTTGGTTGCTGTATTTTTACCAGCATGACCGGGGTGAAAAAGCCTTTTTTAATCCCTTTTTCGATAAATTGGCGGGTACAGATCACTTGCGCAAACAGATTGAAGCGGGCTTGACGGAAGCAGAAATCCGCCAGGGCTGGGAAAAGCCACTGGCGGATTATCGTCAGTTAAGGGCGCGCTATCTGCTCTATCCAGAGCATTAA
- a CDS encoding ferritin, with the protein MFNTFKFILPLLLLSACSVGAGAGPNAAAPSQNATLNSKNPFVKVDSEGNTQLVDNLLNQALTQMPKSDLSEAEKAGLLQMREEEKLAQEVYAVLAASWSSQSQTFQNISGSEATHTESVRQLLERYQVVDPALKEAGKFTAPALQSLYDTLVAQGKASYLAALQVGLEIEELDLADLKTQLGAVDQDDIRLVYQELERGSRNHLRAFSKALKAAGGTYTAKHLSQAEFDQIAQSAVERGSGG; encoded by the coding sequence ATGTTCAACACATTTAAATTCATTTTACCCCTTCTGCTTTTGAGTGCTTGTTCTGTGGGGGCCGGTGCAGGCCCCAATGCTGCTGCCCCCAGTCAAAATGCAACCCTCAACAGTAAAAATCCCTTTGTCAAAGTCGACAGTGAAGGCAATACCCAGTTGGTAGACAATCTGCTCAATCAGGCCCTGACCCAGATGCCCAAGTCCGATCTGTCTGAGGCTGAAAAGGCAGGCTTGCTGCAAATGCGGGAAGAAGAAAAACTGGCTCAAGAGGTTTATGCGGTCTTAGCTGCCTCTTGGAGCAGTCAAAGCCAAACCTTTCAGAATATTTCAGGCAGTGAAGCCACCCATACTGAATCTGTTAGGCAATTGCTTGAACGTTATCAGGTGGTTGATCCGGCCTTGAAAGAAGCTGGTAAATTTACAGCGCCTGCTCTGCAAAGCCTGTATGATACGCTGGTGGCACAGGGCAAAGCTTCCTATCTCGCCGCGCTTCAGGTCGGGCTTGAAATTGAAGAGCTGGATCTTGCCGATCTGAAAACCCAGCTGGGGGCTGTCGATCAGGATGATATCCGCTTGGTTTATCAAGAGCTGGAAAGAGGATCGCGCAACCATCTGCGTGCTTTTTCAAAAGCTTTGAAAGCAGCGGGAGGCACCTATACTGCTAAACATTTGAGTCAGGCTGAATTTGATCAGATTGCCCAGAGCGCTGTTGAACGGGGCAGTGGGGGCTAA
- a CDS encoding alanine--tRNA ligase: MKTLTGAEIRQKFIEYFKNKGHAHLPSSPLVPYNDPTVLLTTAGMLQFKPIMFGTEKPTHSRVTTYQKCFRTTDLDNVGFTARHHTFFEMLGNFSFGDYYKAEVIPWAWEFLTGVLEIPKEKLYVTVYNDDDEAFGIWQEKAGVPVERISRRGDDTNFWAAGETGPCGPCTEIYYDMGEHLDKGLLPGDDDDVRFLEVWNLVFMEFNRMADGSLEPLPAKNIDTGMGLERITSVVQGKPTNYETDLLQAIIEKVKPLAAEGMENNPRYTTALQVIADHSRASAMLIADGVQPGNEGRGYVLRRIMRRAIRFGHFIGINEPFLYTLLPTIVELYPIYPTLKEKQEQIRESIQIEEERFLRTLGRGVKKLEEALAGLTSLVIPGQVAFELYDTYGFPLELTQEIAQEQGLQVDLPGYKAAMQEQVERARAASRSNLDIGAHVVGFPATEFTGYQELNSSAEILACLESNTHELRRLVLNRTPFYAESGGQVSDHGVILAGAHSFEVVDVQKVGEVFVHVIRGDEFSMLQPQIQVQCQVEQSTRRETMKHHSVTHLMHQALKDVLGDQVKQAGSEVTHLQTRFDFNFNRAMSAEEIQKVEEIVNAQIMLNHAVQTQVLPIEEARKSGAVAMFGEKYGDVVRVIGMGDYSMEFCGGTHVPATGTIGSFKVISEEAISAGVRRITAVAGLAAYRYARQNEDLLKALARELKVPFAEIPGRLSKLQEALRNQDKELKQLKGKMALLQVEELAANFKEHNQAQVLVARVDVPDAEALKQIADALCGRKAQSIVVLGAEVAGKVNLVARVSTTMVQAGVQAGAIIKALGPLVGARGGGKPEFAQAGGGTDPEGLEKLASALHEYLLGAGI; the protein is encoded by the coding sequence ATGAAAACACTGACAGGCGCTGAAATTCGCCAGAAATTTATTGAATATTTTAAAAATAAGGGGCATGCTCATTTACCCAGTTCTCCTCTGGTGCCCTATAACGACCCCACGGTTTTGCTGACCACGGCGGGGATGCTGCAATTCAAACCGATTATGTTTGGCACCGAAAAACCCACCCACAGTCGGGTCACGACCTATCAAAAATGCTTCCGCACCACCGACCTCGACAATGTGGGCTTTACCGCGCGCCACCATACTTTCTTCGAGATGCTGGGTAATTTTTCCTTTGGGGATTATTACAAAGCAGAGGTGATCCCCTGGGCTTGGGAGTTTCTCACCGGCGTGCTTGAAATTCCCAAAGAAAAGCTCTATGTCACCGTTTATAACGATGATGATGAAGCTTTTGGCATCTGGCAGGAAAAAGCCGGTGTCCCTGTGGAACGAATTTCACGTCGGGGCGACGATACCAATTTCTGGGCCGCTGGCGAAACGGGGCCCTGTGGCCCCTGTACCGAAATTTATTATGATATGGGTGAGCACCTGGATAAAGGCCTGCTGCCCGGCGATGATGACGATGTGCGTTTTCTTGAAGTCTGGAATCTGGTCTTCATGGAGTTTAACCGCATGGCCGACGGTTCGCTGGAGCCCCTGCCCGCCAAGAATATTGATACCGGCATGGGGCTGGAGCGCATTACCTCGGTGGTGCAGGGCAAACCCACCAATTATGAAACCGATTTGCTTCAGGCCATTATTGAAAAAGTCAAACCCCTGGCCGCTGAAGGCATGGAGAACAATCCCCGCTATACCACGGCTTTGCAGGTGATTGCAGATCACAGCCGTGCCAGTGCCATGCTGATTGCCGATGGCGTACAGCCTGGCAACGAAGGTCGAGGCTATGTCTTGCGCCGGATTATGCGCCGTGCGATTCGCTTTGGGCATTTTATTGGGATCAATGAGCCCTTTTTATATACCCTGCTACCGACGATTGTGGAGCTTTACCCCATTTATCCCACGCTCAAAGAAAAGCAGGAACAGATCCGTGAAAGCATTCAAATTGAAGAAGAGCGTTTTCTGCGTACCCTGGGCCGGGGCGTGAAAAAACTTGAAGAAGCCTTGGCTGGCCTCACTTCCCTGGTGATTCCGGGCCAGGTGGCCTTTGAACTTTATGATACCTATGGCTTTCCGTTGGAACTGACTCAGGAAATTGCCCAAGAACAGGGCTTGCAGGTTGACCTGCCCGGTTATAAGGCTGCGATGCAGGAACAGGTTGAACGGGCCCGTGCAGCCTCCCGTTCCAATTTGGATATTGGGGCCCATGTGGTGGGTTTTCCCGCGACTGAATTTACAGGCTATCAGGAACTGAACAGCTCGGCTGAAATTTTGGCCTGTCTTGAAAGCAATACCCATGAACTGCGTCGCCTGGTGCTGAACCGCACGCCCTTTTATGCGGAAAGTGGTGGCCAGGTCAGCGATCATGGCGTGATTCTCGCTGGCGCACATAGCTTTGAAGTGGTCGATGTGCAAAAGGTCGGTGAGGTCTTCGTGCACGTGATTCGCGGCGATGAATTCAGCATGCTTCAACCTCAGATTCAGGTGCAATGCCAGGTGGAACAGAGCACCCGCCGGGAAACTATGAAACATCACTCGGTAACCCACCTGATGCACCAGGCGCTGAAAGATGTGCTGGGAGATCAGGTTAAGCAGGCCGGTTCAGAAGTCACCCATTTGCAAACCCGTTTTGACTTCAATTTCAACCGGGCCATGAGCGCTGAAGAAATTCAAAAGGTTGAAGAAATCGTCAATGCCCAGATTATGCTCAATCACGCGGTGCAAACCCAGGTGTTGCCGATTGAGGAAGCGCGTAAAAGCGGTGCCGTGGCCATGTTTGGCGAAAAATACGGGGATGTGGTACGTGTGATTGGCATGGGCGACTACAGCATGGAGTTCTGTGGGGGCACCCATGTGCCTGCGACGGGGACGATTGGCTCCTTTAAGGTCATTTCTGAAGAGGCTATTTCTGCCGGTGTTCGCCGTATTACGGCTGTGGCTGGCCTTGCCGCCTATCGCTACGCGCGCCAGAATGAAGACTTGCTCAAGGCTTTGGCTCGTGAGTTAAAAGTACCTTTTGCCGAAATTCCAGGACGTTTAAGCAAATTACAGGAAGCTTTGCGCAATCAAGACAAAGAACTCAAACAACTCAAGGGCAAAATGGCGCTTTTGCAGGTTGAAGAATTGGCAGCCAACTTTAAGGAGCACAATCAGGCCCAGGTCTTGGTGGCCCGTGTCGATGTGCCCGATGCCGAGGCCTTGAAACAGATCGCAGATGCCCTCTGTGGACGCAAAGCCCAAAGTATTGTCGTGCTGGGGGCTGAAGTCGCCGGTAAGGTCAATTTGGTGGCCCGTGTTTCAACCACGATGGTTCAGGCTGGGGTGCAGGCCGGTGCGATTATTAAGGCTTTGGGGCCCTTGGTTGGGGCCCGTGGCGGCGGTAAGCCTGAGTTTGCCCAAGCCGGTGGCGGAACAGACCCCGAGGGCTTGGAAAAACTGGCATCGGCCCTGCACGAGTATTTGCTGGGGGCGGGTATTTGA